The genomic stretch TACCGGACAACATCACAGCAGTGTAAATGTTGTTGTCCTCTCAGTGGAGCCACTGTGATCACTTGACAGCAGACTTTAAACAAAAGCTGCCTTTCCTGTTGTCTGGTGGGTTTAGGTTTGGCACCCTCGAGCAGGCCCCTCGGATTCCAGACAGTAACTTCGGCCCACAAGAAAGGGAAATAAAATCAAGCTTCACAGCGGTTTCACTTTATTAAGACAATATTAGTGCACACAaaccacttttttctctttaaaaatacCATAAATTAGGAAGAAAACAAGGAACAATATAAAACAAGCAAGGAAAAAAAGTGCATGTTAACCATGGTATACACCACATTGTCTTATACTGTAGTTTACAACCTTTTTTTCGTTGTTGTTTGTGTAACTTTTTGTCTGCCGCTAgatatgtgttgtgtttttgacatgTCTTTCGCTCAGATGGATATGTCGTGCCTTGGGGGGGATTGGGAGGTTCAGGGATGAGATCCAGGCTGCTTCCCTGAGTTGTGTTCAACAGAAACATGAACGTCACTATGTGGAACAACTTAGGGTTTACATTTGTGCTTTTTGATCGGAGCTGTAAATGATTCTTAATGAACCTGTATGTTGATATTTCAGAAGGCGTACTGGAGGTAAAGTGACAGGAACAAAAAACCATAAGCAAAAGCTCTTGGCTGCTGAAAtccctggatttttttttttttactttcttctcTAAGGAAATAAAAAGTAACATTCTATTCAAAGAGACTGCAAAAATatagttttaattatttatttgtacatCATGCCAACATATTTTGTGGGTTAGGATACTTGTTTTTTATccaaaaaaggtgaaaacaataaaaaggtaaaatcTACAAATCATATGACTGAGAAATCACATCTAACCAAATCTAGAAATGTTAGCACCAAATTTCAGTTTCAACCTTTCAGTATTGCAGGTCTGTACAAACATGTTTGTCCACAATAGCTTATGAAATTTTCAACGTTGGCAGTAATTTCAGCTGTTCCAGTTTCAACAGCTGGATGCTAGTATGCACTGAAGCTAATTCACtacttaaatatttacaaaaaagctaaaaaaagaagaaaagaaatagaaaataatacacaaactACTTTTTAGCTCTTAGACATAGTAGGGAAGGAACACCTGGTGTATCAGGGCCATTTGAAAACCACAAGGATCCTGGCTGATATGTATTGTATGTTTGAATATCTATTTCATCCTATGGCAGTGAGAAGTCACTGTTTTGAGGTATATTTTGTTCACACGCTGTCTCGTGTTTCATCTgagcaagaaaaagaaaatgcatctGTTTTTTCATAAAGTGCTAGACAATTGATGAATTATAAAAAGCAGaagagtgctgctgctgctgctgctggtaagGCTAACCAAATAAGCTATCGAGGAATGTAGAATTAAAAATCGAGTAATGGCACTAAATTCATTTTTATACTCCAGGTCGTGACTCTATAACAGAAATGCTATTTGTCTTTTCTACTTCCATGCACATGTTAGGGCAGATTTGCGAGCATGCTTCATTCACAGTGAACAGAGGTTTTCATATATGGACACCGTGTTATCACCTGACAGGTGCTAATGGTATGTAATCATGGTCACTGTCAATGTTGCAGCTACagctacattttaaaatcagtttaattaTAGGAGagttaaaaaacattgtgtattCAGTCTGTTTAGGTGGATTAACAACATATGACATGTTGTCTTATAGTGAAGAATTGTGAATAGCAGtaaatttaacattaaaattcCTTTATCTCCAGTTGATGCAAATCCTGTTCTGTCTCTGACAGGTGCACTTCATTGCTACATTGGAGCTGACACTACAATGTGTCGAGCATGAGGATGTTTTCCTATCACAAGGAGCTAAtcacttgaaaaaaacaacacttcatttcTCCTCCAATCCACCAAACCTGACTACAGTCTCAGCAGGAAACCCCTTCTTTATGACTGCACAACATACTGCAGATTCTCTTTAAATAAAGATATCGTGTTGTAAAGATAAAAATACGGCAGGTGTATGCCTCTCTGAGAATCCCACACCCACCCCAAAAAACACCTTCACCCTCACTATTttgcaaaaaatgaaacaaggaGAGGTCAATTTGGCAGTTATCATATGTGTTACATCCCACTCTCTGCACATTGCTGCAGTGTAAGCTAAGTTTGGATCGTGGGGTTTGGGAGTAGAGGTGCAAAGCGAGGAGAGTCAGGGGAGCAGCCTCAgatctttgtttctttttgaggggagttttggtgtttctgtttctgtatgtgtgtaccGTTTCTCTGCTCTTGTTTCGCATTTAACATCCTATGTTTGAATCATTTTTGGATtgatatgtgtttttaaaaaggaatgTCTGTTGCCATGCGTAcaggtgtgtatgtgcgtgttaTGTATTTGTGAGTGCATGAAGCTGCTTGAATCTCACTCAGTCAATAACTTGATCTCATTGGCGAGGAGGGTGTTGAAATTGTAGGCCGGATCAGGGAGGTCAGGGAGATCGGGCAGGTTGGGGGCTGTGGACTGGCGGGGCGAGGACTGAGAGGGCTCGGCCAGCTCCGGGTCGCTCTCGCTGGAAGTGGAACCCATGCTCATGTTGCAGACGGCCTCGGGAAGTGAGCCACCGCCGGTGGGCACGCTGCACACCTCAGGCTCACTGCTGGTCTCGCTGGTGCTCGACAcgacagacagcagggacatCTTACGGGTGAGGCGGCTGGGCAGCATGGACAGAGCGTAGTCGGCGACAATGCCCGCCACATCGATGCCACAGGCCTGGTCGAAAGCAATGAAGCCTACATTGGCATTGGCCTCGCAGACCACAAACGAGCCATCGTTGAGCTGTAGGAGGTCGATGCCGCACACATCCATGCCGAGGATGTTAGACACCTCTATGGCCAGCTGCTTGCCCTGCTCGCTCAGTGGGCACATCATGCCCACACCACCTAACAATCAGAGAGACATCAAGTTGGTTAATACCCTCAGTCATCTGTGGTTCCatccagtttttcttttttattaagaATCAAGAgtaatctttaaaaaatctatGTGGACGatcaaaaaatttaaaaaaacaataatttgtcTAATTTTGTTATGTAAACTCAGAGAGTCAAATAGCACAGCCGATCTATCTAGAGTCAGCGGAATTGTCAACATGATCTGTTACATAAACACAGAATAATCTGATGACTGATGTCCTAAATATGTCACAGCACATTACAGCCTCACTAGACCAAAACTGCTCATGCTCTGACATTGAAGATCAGTCTCATCAGCTGGACTGCTGATGTCTCTGGGGCAGATTGTGGATGAGCTTGGTGATCTGGCACTGTTTCCCCAAACTGGTTTATGTAGCAGATGGAGTAATGATCAAACATTTAGAAATATGCTATGACCGTTAAATATTCTCCTCACATACAGGAATGATTAGAGCAATCCAGTGAGATAGTGATTTAAATGTGGCACACAGAGCAGTAGTTAATTTGTTTTCTAATGGTCTTATTTAAAAATTAATGCCTGTCTTTTACTCTTACTATGTTTAAAAAGAAGCATCCTGAAACTAATCGTAACAATGACCAGAACAGCTTTGGTTCTCCAAGAACAGTGGGACCGTTTAATCacacaactcaaaataaaacattgcacGACTCAAGGCAACTCAAGACAGATTTAGTATCATCCATATAATCAGTAAATTAACTACACCTAAAACCAGACTAGTGTAAACTTAAGAGGATCTGTTCCAGTGCTGCCATGGTTGGTAACTGTGATGAGTGGAAGGGGAAGTGAGTTCACTAATGTAttatgtgtgtgacagtgtgaaatTCAGTGTGTCATCTTTGACTCTCGGGGGTCTGCCTACCCAGGGAGCAGTTGCTCTGCATGCGACCATCAGTGGAGCAGCGTAGCATCGAGCCAATGACGCGGCCGCCCACCAGGACCACCCGCACATCTCGGCCGTGCGACTCCTTGACGTACTCCTGGAACAGGTAGGGGGTATCGTGGCGGATCAGGTGGCACAGATCCGTCAGGTGGTGTTTGTCCCGTGCCAGGAACACAGCCTTGCCTGAGcgagggaaggaaggaaaggtGAGCTAGTTATCAGGCTGTCTggatttcttcttttctttttttttatatgaacatgaaaataaaatttgcAGGGTCTGGTAATAGCAGTCGAGGTTGGATAACTTCCACGGTTTAGCTGACAAGAAGCTGCTTCTGCTGACCAAGTCTCATGTCAGTTCCCATTTCTCATATAATGGATGGGACACTCCTCTTAGCAGCCACAGAACTGCTTCTCACAGAGGA from Pagrus major chromosome 7, Pma_NU_1.0 encodes the following:
- the rimkla gene encoding beta-citrylglutamate synthase B; this encodes MCSRVWFVTDRRISQEYPQLQILRALKERCADEDVEFRSLLMDQIVLTISEGQLGLRVEQELVTSYPQVVVVRVPTPWVQSDSDITVLRHLEKMGCRLINRPQAILNCVNKFWTFQELAGHGVPLPDTFSYGGHDNFRKMIDEAEPLGYPVVVKNARGHRGKAVFLARDKHHLTDLCHLIRHDTPYLFQEYVKESHGRDVRVVLVGGRVIGSMLRCSTDGRMQSNCSLGGVGMMCPLSEQGKQLAIEVSNILGMDVCGIDLLQLNDGSFVVCEANANVGFIAFDQACGIDVAGIVADYALSMLPSRLTRKMSLLSVVSSTSETSSEPEVCSVPTGGGSLPEAVCNMSMGSTSSESDPELAEPSQSSPRQSTAPNLPDLPDLPDPAYNFNTLLANEIKLLTE